A region of Planococcus sp. MSAK28401 DNA encodes the following proteins:
- a CDS encoding nitroreductase family protein, whose amino-acid sequence MNTLQNKKTNDFNEIVNGRRSIKQYDPDVKISREEMTEILEQASTAPSSINMQPWRFVVIDSAEGKEKLAPLASFNLEKVMSASAVIAVFGDLNNIEYAEEIYGKAVELGYMPEEVKEFQVGYFKPLYEGMSSEQMKDIVLLDSGLVSMQLMLVARAFGYDTNPIGGYDKEKIAATFGLDQERYVPVMLLTIGKAASEGFQSYRLPVETTTTWS is encoded by the coding sequence ATGAACACATTACAAAACAAAAAAACCAATGATTTCAATGAAATCGTCAATGGGCGCCGTTCCATTAAGCAATACGATCCGGATGTGAAAATCAGCCGCGAGGAAATGACCGAAATCCTGGAACAGGCATCCACGGCACCATCTTCCATCAATATGCAGCCTTGGCGTTTTGTCGTTATCGACAGTGCAGAAGGAAAAGAAAAGCTAGCGCCGCTGGCATCGTTCAACTTGGAAAAAGTGATGAGTGCATCAGCTGTCATCGCCGTGTTCGGCGACCTCAACAACATTGAGTACGCAGAAGAAATTTACGGAAAAGCCGTAGAACTCGGTTATATGCCAGAAGAAGTAAAAGAATTCCAAGTCGGCTACTTCAAACCTTTGTATGAAGGCATGTCGAGTGAGCAAATGAAAGACATCGTGCTATTGGACTCAGGACTTGTGTCCATGCAATTGATGCTCGTTGCCCGTGCATTCGGCTACGACACCAACCCGATCGGTGGCTACGACAAGGAAAAAATCGCTGCAACGTTCGGCCTGGACCAAGAGCGTTATGTGCCAGTCATGCTTCTCACGATCGGTAAAGCCGCGAGTGAAGGCTTCCAGTCATACCGCTTGCCGGTCGAAACGACCACGACCTGGAGCTAA
- a CDS encoding MarR family winged helix-turn-helix transcriptional regulator — translation MPCSFSKQEQVLHQFKGLTNQISPKFERCTGISASRYELLSQLYKVEEINQSTLQKLVNIDSAAVTRHLKQLEASGMVTKRRNPEDNRVIFVSLTDEGRERIIEYRKENMGFVKQMLNDFTTDEVNALSDMLQRMQDNIVDY, via the coding sequence ATGCCGTGTTCATTTTCAAAGCAGGAACAAGTGCTGCATCAGTTTAAGGGCCTGACCAATCAAATCAGCCCGAAGTTCGAGCGTTGCACAGGCATCAGTGCATCGCGCTATGAATTATTGTCCCAACTTTATAAGGTAGAAGAGATCAACCAGTCGACGCTTCAAAAATTGGTCAATATCGATAGTGCCGCGGTTACGCGCCACTTGAAACAGCTTGAAGCGAGCGGCATGGTCACGAAGCGCAGAAATCCAGAAGACAATCGCGTGATTTTTGTCAGCCTGACCGATGAAGGCCGCGAGCGCATCATCGAATACCGGAAAGAGAATATGGGCTTCGTCAAGCAAATGCTAAACGACTTCACCACTGACGAAGTGAATGCGCTTAGCGATATGCTCCAACGCATGCAAGACAATATTGTCGATTATTAA
- a CDS encoding putative quinol monooxygenase — protein sequence MMIIHAHLQVKPDQEQAFLNESKILIEASRQEPGNVQYDLMKSVEQEGHFTMVEVWKDAQAIEAHNTSEHFTAFSKKAAEFMSAPIELKVYSGEAVPM from the coding sequence ATGATGATTATTCACGCACATTTACAAGTGAAACCTGACCAGGAACAAGCCTTTTTAAACGAAAGCAAGATCCTGATCGAAGCATCGCGTCAAGAACCAGGCAATGTCCAATACGATTTAATGAAATCGGTCGAGCAGGAAGGCCATTTCACAATGGTAGAAGTATGGAAAGATGCGCAAGCGATTGAAGCTCATAACACGAGCGAGCATTTCACGGCATTCTCTAAAAAAGCGGCCGAATTCATGAGTGCGCCGATCGAACTCAAAGTTTACAGCGGTGAAGCTGTTCCAATGTAA